In Trichomycterus rosablanca isolate fTriRos1 chromosome 4, fTriRos1.hap1, whole genome shotgun sequence, one DNA window encodes the following:
- the slc25a36a gene encoding solute carrier family 25 member 36-A yields the protein MSQRDTLVHLFAGGCGGTVGAILTCPLEVVKTRLQSSSVTLYISDVQLSAVNGAGVARVSPPGPLHCLKLILEREGPRSLFRGLGPNLVGVAPSRAIYFAAYSTAKEKLNGVLESDSTQVHMVSAGLAGFTAITATNPIWLIKTRLQLDARNRGERRMSAFECVRRVYRADGPRGFYRGMSASYAGISETVIHFVIYESIKRKLLESKASANVDDEDESVKDASDFIGMMLAAATSKTCATSIAYPHEVIRTRLREEGSKYRSFFQTLSVVVREEGYRALYRGLTTHLVRQIPNTAIMMCTYELVVYLLSG from the exons ATGAGTCAGAGGGACACGCTGGTTCATCTGTTTGCTGGAGG CTGCGGGGGTACGGTCGGTGCCATTTTGACGTGTCCTCTAGAGGTGGTGAAGACCAGGCTGCAGTCCTCGTCCGTGACGCTGTACATCTCTGACGTGCAGCTGAGCGCCGTGAACGGGGCCGGCGTGGCACGCGTGTCCCCTCCCGGACCCCTGCACTGCCTCAA gttGATTCTAGAGCGAGAAGGTCCCCGCTCACTGTTCCGCGGCCTCGGGCCTAATCTGGTGGGCGTGGCTCCGTCCAG AGCGATTTACTTCGCGGCGTACTCGACGGCTAAAGAGAAGCTGAATGGCGTCCTGGAATCCGACTCGACGCAGGTCCACATGGTCTCCGCCGGCCTCGCAG GGTTCACCGCCATCACGGCCACCAACCCCATCTGGCTCATAAAGACCCGCCTGCAGCTGGACGCCAG GAACCGCGGCGAGAGGCGCATGAGCGCGTTCGAGTGCGTGCGGCGGGTGTACCGTGCCGACGGGCCGCGCGGCTTCTACCGCGGCATGTCGGCCTCCTACGCCGGCATCTCAGAGACTGTCATTCACTTTGTCATCTACGAGAGCATCAAGCGAAAGCTCCTCGAGTCCAAGGCCAGCGCCAACGTGGACGACGAGGACGAGTCGGTCAAGGACGCCTCTGACTTCATCGGCATGATGCTGGCCGCCGCCACCTCCAAGACCTGCGCCACGTCCATCGCCTACCCGCACG AGGTGATTCGAACCCGGCTCCGCGAGGAAGGCAGCAAGTACCGCTCGTTCTTCCAGACTCTGAGCGTGGTGGTACGGGAGGAGGGGTACAGAGCGCTGTACCGCGGTCTCACCACCCACCTCGTCCGCCAGATCCCCAACACGGCCATCATGATGTGCACCTACGAGCTGGTGGTCTACCTGCTCAGTGGTTAA